The following proteins come from a genomic window of Vallitalea longa:
- a CDS encoding MBL fold metallo-hydrolase encodes MVHTKVGNRGILFTFDELNKPPYDCVTNVYVIIGVDNYFICDTYLGKYYMRKIKKFLEDNYGSKDCIVFNSHSHWDHIWGNSEFSNDMIIAHEKCRDYISINGKQELEENISFTKENIEIVLPNITFSSSITFHEEGLKFFHSPGHSEDSSSCYDMIDNTLFVGDNVDDPIPSSMDSNDLDKYLDTLNHYLTYQAHRVVQSHGKVIDENVIRSNIDYINKLKNNEFMEFQSEEVIKKHKDNLKFLNID; translated from the coding sequence ATGGTACATACTAAAGTTGGTAATAGAGGAATACTCTTTACTTTTGATGAATTGAACAAGCCGCCATATGATTGTGTAACCAATGTATATGTTATAATAGGAGTGGATAATTATTTCATCTGCGATACTTATCTAGGCAAGTATTATATGAGAAAAATCAAGAAATTCCTTGAAGATAATTATGGTAGTAAGGATTGTATTGTCTTTAATTCTCATAGTCACTGGGATCACATATGGGGAAATAGTGAATTCAGCAATGACATGATAATAGCACATGAGAAATGCAGAGATTACATTAGTATAAATGGCAAGCAGGAATTAGAGGAAAACATAAGTTTCACTAAGGAGAATATTGAAATAGTACTTCCTAACATAACATTTTCATCTAGCATAACATTTCATGAAGAAGGATTGAAATTCTTTCATAGCCCTGGACATAGTGAGGATTCCAGTTCATGTTATGATATGATAGATAATACATTATTTGTAGGAGATAATGTAGATGATCCAATACCATCTAGCATGGATAGTAATGATCTAGATAAATACTTGGATACTCTTAATCATTATCTGACCTACCAAGCACATAGAGTTGTTCAGAGTCATGGGAAAGTGATTGACGAGAACGTTATAAGAAGTAATATTGATTATATAAATAAACTCAAGAATAATGAATTTATGGAATTTCAATCAGAGGAAGTGATTAAGAAACATAAAGATAATCTTAAGTTCTTAAACATTGACTAA
- a CDS encoding class I SAM-dependent methyltransferase, with protein sequence MESIKELITESYNRNASLRSDIIPEWKAKEVDRFLSYCNKNHNKLLDLGAGAGTFAKYYTDKGLDVLCIDISKSMIELCRSKNLNAEVMDFYNLDIEDNQFDYVWSMNTLLHVPKKDIRIVLKEVKRILNDGGIFYLGMYGGKCEEGIYEQDIYEPKRFFASYTKDELLDIVGYYFKVEEYNEVLRKGDRDFLSCILRK encoded by the coding sequence ATGGAGAGCATAAAAGAGTTGATAACTGAGAGTTATAATAGAAATGCTTCATTAAGAAGTGACATAATTCCTGAATGGAAAGCAAAAGAAGTAGATAGATTTTTATCATATTGTAATAAAAACCATAATAAATTATTGGATCTGGGAGCTGGAGCAGGAACTTTTGCTAAGTATTATACTGACAAGGGATTAGATGTTTTATGTATTGACATATCTAAGAGTATGATTGAACTATGCAGGTCAAAGAATCTCAATGCAGAAGTAATGGATTTCTATAATCTGGACATAGAAGATAATCAATTTGACTATGTATGGTCAATGAATACATTATTGCATGTTCCCAAAAAAGATATTCGTATAGTTCTTAAGGAAGTTAAAAGGATTCTTAATGATGGTGGTATCTTTTATCTAGGTATGTATGGAGGTAAATGTGAGGAAGGTATATATGAACAAGATATATATGAACCTAAGCGATTTTTTGCTTCCTATACGAAAGATGAGTTGTTAGATATAGTTGGTTATTATTTTAAGGTTGAAGAATATAATGAAGTACTACGTAAAGGAGATAGAGATTTCCTATCTTGTATCTTAAGAAAATAA
- a CDS encoding Crp/Fnr family transcriptional regulator, which yields MYNLYDEYLCKVLKLFLKKDISNADLEGIKPTKDLTLCKYKKVKTNTYILTKGFNVNSIYILLVGSCKCMVYSSFGNGIVADTMVSPYIFGLLELVIALPKYTASIITTKESVYLEVPVRIFQHAMKNSLIVSNICTCYFANVGQYYMDMAEIRALYNIDDTILLYIYNNCDKTDIPYKITTTRKTISHLLHINLRSLYRHLKILSEQKYFDVINGKITITEKQYDKLEHYCTNDLETKHYPIQIYPETLTTLIDAE from the coding sequence ATGTACAATCTTTATGACGAATATCTGTGCAAAGTGCTAAAACTATTTTTGAAGAAGGACATTTCCAATGCTGATTTGGAGGGAATAAAGCCCACTAAAGATTTAACCCTATGTAAATATAAAAAAGTTAAAACAAATACATACATATTAACCAAAGGCTTTAATGTGAATTCAATTTATATTTTATTGGTTGGAAGCTGTAAATGTATGGTCTACTCTTCTTTTGGTAATGGTATTGTTGCAGATACTATGGTTTCTCCCTATATTTTTGGATTACTGGAACTAGTTATCGCTCTTCCTAAATACACCGCCTCAATAATTACCACAAAAGAATCCGTATATCTAGAAGTACCAGTACGAATATTTCAACATGCCATGAAAAATAGCCTTATAGTTTCCAATATATGTACATGCTATTTTGCTAATGTTGGACAGTATTATATGGATATGGCAGAAATTCGTGCACTTTACAATATTGATGACACCATACTTCTTTACATTTATAATAACTGTGATAAAACTGATATTCCATATAAGATAACTACTACCCGCAAAACCATAAGCCATCTTCTACATATCAATCTTCGCAGTTTATATAGGCATCTCAAAATTTTAAGTGAACAAAAATATTTTGATGTCATCAACGGAAAGATAACAATTACAGAAAAGCAATATGATAAGCTTGAACATTACTGTACGAACGACCTTGAGACAAAACATTATCCAATTCAAATATATCCTGAAACCTTAACTACTTTAATTGATGCCGAATAA
- a CDS encoding nucleoside hydrolase — MNESVKKGILPRERVIMSLSHDEVDRVPLDFWAVQETWEKLIKYFGTNDKEKILQRLHIDVRQFQPKYIGKPILKNDDGTYFDAMGVHRRIIKNDYCEYEEYASSPLGYVENINDFASYDRWPDIDNYDFIGLSDIIGDAHKTYYIKMETGGIFELAWALRGYERFMMDMVLNPEIAHYILERITDFWCEFVERSMKNAGSKIDMVYTYDDIGTQNSLLMSKEMWKEFLEPCHKRLNKVIHKYKKTVMYHSCGAIYDIIHELKKLPIDVLNPLQPRAKGMDFNRIKNNYGKELSFHGGIDIQDTLPNGKEEDVREEVRNAIDILGKDGGYILTSAHYIQGDTPVENIVAMYDEAVNFKKNKKGYRKIMGKQKIIIDTDCGSDDAMAIAMALNDPNYEILFFSTVAGNVDVDQATYNTLMTIEYAGTYEPPVYRGCDTALIRNMVFAHETHGMDGMGDIGLKVKNSKPTSGHAVNKIIEALDKHDPGEIEIITLGTLTNIALAIRLAPDTMRKVKRITIMGTAGLGVGNVTPVAEFNIWQDAEAAKIVNDFGVPIMYVGWDACIDEAMLNEEEINRIRNSGELGKFVIDCNTCLMEMNKKRFGEYCLDMADPSAIAAALNHECIKECEKYYCEVDTSFGPSYGGVLVDQYRFSEKEPNAYVCSKLKVDVYKDYIFKTLGA, encoded by the coding sequence ATGAATGAAAGTGTTAAAAAAGGAATTTTGCCTAGAGAACGTGTCATAATGTCGTTGTCACATGATGAAGTAGATAGAGTTCCTCTAGATTTTTGGGCAGTTCAAGAAACATGGGAAAAATTAATAAAATATTTTGGGACAAATGATAAAGAAAAGATTCTACAGAGATTACATATTGATGTTCGTCAGTTTCAACCAAAATATATTGGAAAACCTATTTTGAAAAATGATGATGGAACTTATTTTGATGCAATGGGTGTACATAGGCGAATTATAAAAAATGATTACTGTGAATATGAGGAATATGCAAGTTCCCCTCTTGGTTATGTTGAAAATATTAATGACTTTGCAAGTTATGATAGATGGCCTGATATAGATAATTATGATTTCATAGGGCTTTCAGATATTATTGGGGATGCTCATAAAACATATTATATCAAGATGGAAACAGGAGGGATATTTGAATTAGCATGGGCGCTTAGAGGGTATGAACGTTTTATGATGGATATGGTGCTCAATCCTGAGATAGCACATTACATTTTAGAAAGAATTACTGATTTTTGGTGTGAATTTGTTGAAAGATCAATGAAAAATGCTGGTAGTAAGATAGATATGGTTTATACGTATGATGATATTGGAACACAGAATTCTTTATTGATGTCAAAAGAAATGTGGAAAGAATTTCTTGAACCATGTCATAAAAGGCTGAATAAAGTCATTCACAAATACAAAAAAACGGTTATGTATCATTCTTGTGGTGCAATATATGATATTATCCATGAGCTTAAAAAATTACCCATAGATGTATTGAATCCTCTTCAACCTCGTGCAAAAGGTATGGATTTCAATAGAATCAAGAATAATTATGGAAAAGAACTTAGTTTTCACGGAGGTATTGACATTCAAGATACACTTCCAAACGGAAAAGAAGAGGATGTTCGAGAGGAAGTAAGGAATGCAATTGATATTCTGGGTAAAGATGGTGGATATATACTTACCAGTGCTCATTACATTCAGGGAGATACGCCTGTAGAAAATATTGTGGCTATGTATGATGAAGCAGTTAATTTCAAGAAAAATAAAAAAGGATATAGAAAAATTATGGGAAAACAAAAAATAATTATTGATACAGATTGCGGTTCAGATGATGCGATGGCAATTGCTATGGCTCTGAACGATCCAAATTATGAGATTTTATTTTTTTCAACAGTTGCTGGAAATGTAGATGTAGATCAGGCTACCTATAATACTTTGATGACCATAGAATATGCTGGAACTTATGAACCACCAGTGTATAGAGGATGTGATACTGCACTAATACGTAATATGGTATTTGCCCATGAGACCCATGGCATGGATGGTATGGGTGATATTGGCTTGAAAGTGAAAAATTCAAAACCTACTTCTGGACATGCTGTAAATAAGATTATAGAGGCACTTGATAAACATGATCCAGGAGAAATTGAAATCATCACATTAGGAACGTTAACTAATATTGCATTAGCTATTCGCCTTGCTCCTGATACAATGCGTAAAGTAAAACGAATTACAATTATGGGAACTGCTGGACTAGGAGTTGGGAATGTGACTCCAGTTGCAGAATTTAATATATGGCAAGATGCAGAGGCTGCCAAAATTGTTAATGATTTTGGAGTTCCGATAATGTATGTGGGATGGGATGCATGTATTGATGAAGCTATGCTGAATGAAGAGGAAATTAATCGTATAAGGAATAGTGGTGAACTTGGAAAATTCGTAATTGACTGTAACACTTGTCTAATGGAAATGAATAAGAAGCGTTTTGGAGAATATTGTCTTGATATGGCTGATCCTTCTGCGATTGCAGCAGCTTTAAATCATGAATGTATAAAAGAATGTGAAAAATATTATTGTGAAGTAGATACTTCATTTGGTCCAAGTTATGGTGGTGTTTTGGTAGACCAGTATCGTTTTAGTGAAAAAGAACCAAATGCTTATGTATGCAGCAAGTTGAAAGTTGATGTTTATAAAGATTATATTTTCAAAACTCTGGGGGCTTAA
- a CDS encoding CD3072 family TudS-related putative desulfidase translates to MKQKIIIVSHCLLNVASKVVMYEEKDMEAEEDLRKRFIKKAVDNGIQIIQMSCPEFTLYGPKRWGHVSEQFDNIFFRNHCKKILIPIINQILEYKNNPDRFEILGIVGIDGSPSCGVDYTCTGKSWYGCITGRDDKVMDIVHDVSLCKSEGILIQVLRESLMECGLTDIPITSLFAEEPNKCLDLVDE, encoded by the coding sequence ATGAAGCAGAAAATTATTATTGTTAGTCATTGCCTTTTGAATGTTGCTTCAAAAGTTGTAATGTATGAAGAGAAAGATATGGAAGCAGAGGAAGATTTAAGAAAACGCTTTATTAAGAAAGCTGTAGATAATGGTATTCAAATTATTCAGATGTCTTGCCCGGAATTCACACTATACGGACCAAAAAGATGGGGACATGTAAGCGAGCAATTTGATAATATCTTTTTTAGAAATCATTGTAAGAAAATATTGATTCCTATAATTAATCAAATCTTAGAATATAAAAATAATCCAGATCGTTTTGAAATATTAGGAATCGTAGGAATTGATGGAAGTCCCAGTTGTGGTGTTGATTATACTTGTACAGGAAAAAGTTGGTATGGGTGTATAACTGGTAGAGATGATAAAGTAATGGATATTGTTCACGATGTTTCTCTTTGTAAATCAGAAGGAATATTGATCCAGGTTTTGAGAGAATCACTAATGGAGTGTGGGTTAACAGATATTCCAATTACCAGTTTATTTGCAGAAGAACCAAATAAATGTTTGGATTTAGTAGACGAATGA
- a CDS encoding ECF transporter S component, protein MAKEKKYSIKTDFSMMALLIIPIAVAVNFVGGQLASLLKLPMYLDTIGTIFAAMLCGPWVGAATGLLTNVLTGIANPVNFAFIPVSVVLGLVTGYLSRKNMFNVWWKWLISMIIMGLVSIIVAAPIVVYVFGGITGGGTSIITATAMAAGANIWAAVFGTEGIFTVLDRIISYFISYAVMKVIPERILVKLSCGENFINKNISK, encoded by the coding sequence ATGGCAAAAGAAAAGAAGTATTCTATTAAAACGGATTTTTCAATGATGGCACTGTTAATTATTCCTATTGCTGTAGCGGTTAATTTTGTAGGAGGGCAACTGGCTTCATTACTGAAATTACCAATGTATCTTGATACGATAGGAACAATTTTTGCAGCTATGCTTTGTGGACCATGGGTAGGAGCTGCAACTGGTTTACTAACAAATGTATTAACAGGTATAGCAAATCCAGTTAACTTTGCATTTATTCCTGTTAGTGTTGTATTAGGTCTAGTTACTGGATATCTATCAAGAAAAAATATGTTCAATGTTTGGTGGAAATGGTTGATTTCTATGATAATAATGGGATTAGTTTCCATAATAGTAGCTGCACCAATTGTTGTGTACGTATTCGGTGGCATTACAGGTGGTGGAACTTCCATTATTACAGCAACAGCTATGGCAGCTGGCGCAAATATTTGGGCAGCAGTTTTTGGTACTGAAGGTATATTTACAGTATTGGATAGAATAATTTCTTATTTCATTAGTTATGCAGTGATGAAAGTTATTCCAGAAAGAATACTTGTAAAATTAAGTTGTGGTGAAAATTTTATTAACAAAAATATATCAAAATAA
- a CDS encoding energy-coupling factor transporter transmembrane component T family protein: MWKEKLKVKKDNKIAALHPSSKFLIVCLYILCVIIIGTIKVDTYSIFLIPWFLVVPILCLASGVWKEFRKAIKAVLFIAALIFIVQSLFIPSEIIVWRWKFIKVYKAGLASGIALSFSILTIAGIFIWYFKTTENKEISRVLENSGLNYKICYVFISSLQMVKVLGNSSKTIMNAQKARGVETEGNIIVRSKAFFPSMVPLILGAITNTEERVLTLESKGFDVNGPKTHLFEVVKSGNEKLADGIAIMITVAILIWRILLWTL; encoded by the coding sequence ATGTGGAAAGAGAAACTAAAAGTTAAGAAAGATAATAAAATAGCAGCGTTACATCCATCTTCTAAGTTTTTGATTGTATGTCTATATATTTTGTGTGTAATAATTATCGGAACCATAAAAGTTGATACATATTCTATATTTCTGATTCCTTGGTTTCTGGTTGTTCCTATATTATGTTTGGCAAGTGGCGTATGGAAAGAATTTAGAAAAGCTATAAAGGCGGTATTATTCATAGCTGCGCTTATCTTTATTGTACAGAGTTTATTTATACCTAGTGAAATTATTGTATGGCGATGGAAATTCATAAAAGTATATAAAGCAGGACTTGCAAGTGGTATAGCATTATCATTTTCAATTCTTACTATAGCTGGTATTTTTATTTGGTATTTTAAGACGACTGAGAATAAAGAAATATCTAGAGTATTAGAAAATTCTGGTCTGAATTATAAAATTTGTTATGTTTTTATTAGTTCTCTACAAATGGTAAAAGTTTTGGGAAATAGTAGTAAAACTATTATGAATGCACAAAAGGCAAGAGGTGTGGAAACGGAAGGAAATATAATTGTAAGGAGCAAAGCATTCTTTCCATCCATGGTTCCCCTTATTCTTGGAGCAATTACCAATACTGAAGAACGAGTTTTGACTTTGGAATCAAAAGGATTTGATGTTAATGGTCCCAAGACACATTTGTTTGAAGTTGTTAAATCTGGAAATGAAAAATTAGCTGATGGTATTGCTATTATGATTACTGTAGCAATTTTAATATGGAGGATCTTATTATGGACACTGTAA
- a CDS encoding energy-coupling factor ABC transporter ATP-binding protein yields MDTVIEFENVTYNYPLTDKPTVKNLNCKLEKGKFYGVIGENGSGKTTFCLLIRGFAPSFYQGELKGEVLINGKPTVEYKTGELSLKIGYVFQNPFNQISGVKETVFEEIAFGLENFGIPVDEIEKRVIEVMESTKISHIAEKNPFELSGGQQQRVALASVLVLKPDILVIDEPTSQLDPEGTESVFEIIAKLKESKKTVILVEHKIDLIAEYADEIIVLEKGEMIRFGDKQEILSDISLIEHGVQLPQMAILGNELMKQGIPLDYIPVTEKQAEKVIGKVTLKEEK; encoded by the coding sequence ATGGACACTGTAATAGAATTTGAAAATGTAACTTATAATTATCCTCTGACAGATAAACCAACAGTTAAAAACTTAAACTGTAAATTGGAAAAAGGTAAATTTTATGGAGTTATTGGAGAGAATGGTTCCGGAAAAACTACATTTTGCTTATTAATCAGAGGATTCGCTCCTAGTTTCTATCAAGGGGAACTAAAAGGTGAAGTATTGATAAATGGTAAACCTACCGTTGAATATAAAACAGGTGAACTGTCTCTAAAGATTGGATATGTATTTCAAAATCCCTTTAATCAGATTAGTGGTGTTAAAGAAACTGTTTTTGAGGAAATAGCTTTTGGTCTTGAGAATTTTGGTATTCCTGTGGATGAAATAGAAAAAAGAGTTATTGAAGTAATGGAATCTACCAAAATAAGTCATATAGCTGAGAAAAATCCATTTGAACTATCAGGAGGACAACAACAGAGAGTAGCTCTTGCATCTGTACTGGTTTTGAAACCGGATATTCTTGTTATAGATGAACCTACTTCTCAACTAGACCCAGAAGGTACGGAAAGCGTATTTGAGATAATCGCTAAGTTAAAGGAAAGTAAGAAAACGGTAATATTAGTTGAGCATAAGATAGACTTAATTGCAGAATATGCTGATGAAATTATTGTTCTAGAAAAAGGAGAAATGATAAGATTTGGTGATAAACAAGAAATTTTGAGTGATATTTCTTTGATAGAACATGGAGTACAGCTTCCTCAAATGGCTATTCTTGGTAATGAATTGATGAAACAGGGCATCCCTCTGGATTATATCCCAGTAACAGAAAAACAAGCAGAAAAAGTAATTGGAAAAGTTACCCTAAAGGAGGAGAAATGA
- a CDS encoding energy-coupling factor ABC transporter ATP-binding protein has translation MSYISLGNVTFAYPNGFVAVDEANININKNENVAIIGQNGAGKTTTVKMFNGLLKPTKGDVLIGDMNTKDYTTAQISRKVGYVFQNPDDQIFHSTVYDEVVFGPRMMKIEKEKLTEIVDYALDITGLSEVSKENPYNLPLSIRKFVTIAAVIAMDTEVMIFDEPTAGQDLVGNKRLASILKELHKKGKTVITISHDMEFVTNNFNRIIVMANKKVVKTGTPKEIFWDFETMDKAMLKQTYVSQLCRKLKIGNNVISIEEAVESIKEIYDRG, from the coding sequence ATGTCATATATTTCTCTAGGCAATGTTACCTTTGCATATCCCAATGGATTCGTTGCAGTTGATGAAGCAAATATAAATATCAATAAAAATGAAAATGTTGCAATTATCGGTCAAAATGGTGCGGGAAAAACTACTACCGTAAAGATGTTTAACGGTCTATTAAAACCTACTAAGGGTGATGTTTTAATTGGAGATATGAATACAAAAGATTATACGACAGCGCAAATATCAAGAAAGGTTGGATATGTTTTTCAAAATCCAGATGATCAGATTTTTCATTCAACTGTATATGATGAGGTAGTATTTGGACCTAGGATGATGAAAATAGAGAAAGAAAAATTAACTGAGATAGTGGACTATGCATTAGATATAACTGGATTGAGTGAAGTAAGTAAGGAAAACCCTTATAATCTTCCATTATCTATAAGAAAATTTGTTACTATTGCAGCCGTTATCGCTATGGATACTGAGGTCATGATTTTTGATGAACCAACTGCAGGTCAAGATCTTGTAGGTAATAAACGCTTAGCAAGTATTTTGAAAGAATTACATAAAAAAGGTAAAACCGTGATAACAATTTCTCATGATATGGAGTTCGTTACAAATAATTTTAATCGAATAATTGTAATGGCAAATAAAAAAGTAGTCAAAACCGGTACTCCAAAAGAGATATTCTGGGATTTTGAAACAATGGATAAAGCCATGTTGAAGCAAACTTATGTATCACAGTTATGTAGAAAATTGAAAATCGGAAACAATGTTATTTCCATAGAAGAAGCAGTAGAAAGCATAAAAGAAATATATGATAGAGGTTAA
- a CDS encoding MFS transporter: MKKQRIIAAITVFAMYLLTGATCVVIGSSIPSLMQQYSKSLSAISVLASAFAIGRVATVFIVGAFTEKFGAKLTLTIGVINFILFLFGAMITTNYFVALVLSALAGVGMSTQDTCCAIILKQTFPESYSSSLSAGQAFFSIGCFISPLLMGIALAQELNFKIVYFIIGIIGILMLILIPFLKLPQDKKVTSSQQFNIRCFNLKKNKWKYICFGIMCFTYFGTTNTIHTYTSTFVQSFGIDESISVSVLTVYSVGCMIGSFAFIPILKKVSETKILWINMLLTFICLVVAAIYHIPTVFFITYFIAGFFCGVLFSLLISISVSLNPLHAGMAAAAVGFVGGGADILSPLITGFIIRVTSVKSIFYYCTVMCIICVISSFLYRIKYKRNPNTKEPLEILECN; encoded by the coding sequence ATGAAAAAACAACGTATAATTGCAGCAATTACTGTTTTTGCCATGTATCTGTTAACAGGTGCTACTTGTGTTGTGATTGGTAGTAGCATCCCATCTTTAATGCAGCAGTATAGTAAAAGCCTATCAGCGATTTCTGTATTAGCATCAGCCTTTGCTATAGGAAGGGTGGCTACTGTATTTATAGTTGGAGCATTTACAGAAAAATTCGGGGCAAAACTTACATTAACGATTGGGGTAATAAATTTTATATTGTTCCTTTTTGGAGCAATGATAACAACAAATTATTTTGTCGCTTTAGTCTTGTCAGCTTTGGCAGGTGTGGGTATGAGTACACAGGATACCTGCTGTGCGATTATTTTAAAACAGACGTTTCCAGAAAGTTATAGTAGTTCCTTGAGTGCAGGACAGGCTTTTTTCAGTATCGGGTGTTTCATATCACCATTACTAATGGGAATTGCACTAGCTCAAGAATTGAATTTTAAAATAGTTTATTTTATAATTGGGATAATTGGGATACTCATGCTGATTTTGATACCCTTCTTAAAATTACCTCAGGATAAAAAGGTAACGAGTTCACAACAGTTTAATATTCGTTGCTTCAATCTAAAGAAGAATAAGTGGAAATATATCTGTTTCGGTATAATGTGTTTCACATATTTTGGAACTACTAATACCATTCATACATATACTTCAACTTTTGTACAAAGTTTTGGTATAGATGAAAGTATTTCCGTGTCAGTATTAACGGTTTATAGTGTAGGATGTATGATTGGCTCTTTTGCATTTATTCCTATATTAAAAAAAGTGAGTGAAACAAAAATTCTATGGATCAATATGTTATTAACATTCATTTGTTTGGTGGTAGCTGCTATATATCATATTCCGACTGTATTTTTTATAACATATTTTATTGCTGGCTTTTTTTGCGGGGTATTATTTTCATTGCTCATATCAATATCAGTCAGCTTGAATCCTCTCCATGCTGGAATGGCAGCTGCAGCTGTAGGATTTGTCGGAGGAGGAGCAGATATTTTATCTCCATTAATAACAGGATTCATTATTAGAGTTACTAGTGTAAAGTCAATATTTTATTATTGTACTGTTATGTGTATTATTTGTGTGATATCTTCGTTCTTATATAGAATAAAATACAAAAGAAACCCAAATACAAAAGAGCCTTTAGAAATTTTGGAATGTAATTAA
- a CDS encoding nucleoside phosphorylase, which translates to MNDKGEQYHICCKKGDVGRYVLLPGDPFRTDLIASYLDDAKLVAHNREHKTWTGTLDGVKVSVTSTGMGCPSMAIALEELIHCGADTFIRIGTAGHVCKKSWDESLDGVICTASVRDEGTTRHYIPIEYPAVADRHIVGALADAAKANHLNYIEGIVQSKDSFYGQHDPSGLPNGDILKQRWDAWCNGNVMASEMETAALFVISSIRECRAGAIMSFKNMKETIVIACEALMKIIESDKE; encoded by the coding sequence ATGAATGATAAAGGTGAACAATATCATATTTGTTGTAAAAAAGGTGATGTAGGAAGATATGTTTTGCTTCCAGGGGATCCTTTCCGTACAGATTTGATAGCAAGTTATTTGGATGATGCAAAATTGGTTGCTCATAATAGAGAGCATAAAACATGGACTGGAACTTTGGATGGAGTGAAAGTCAGTGTTACTTCTACAGGAATGGGATGTCCTTCTATGGCAATCGCCTTGGAAGAATTGATTCATTGCGGAGCTGATACATTTATTAGAATCGGAACAGCTGGTCACGTTTGTAAAAAATCATGGGACGAAAGTTTAGATGGTGTTATATGTACTGCATCTGTAAGAGATGAAGGAACAACAAGGCATTACATACCTATTGAATATCCAGCAGTAGCTGATAGGCATATTGTTGGTGCTTTAGCGGATGCAGCTAAGGCAAATCATCTTAATTATATTGAAGGCATAGTACAGAGTAAAGATAGTTTTTATGGTCAGCATGATCCTAGCGGTCTACCTAATGGAGATATATTGAAACAGCGTTGGGATGCATGGTGCAATGGAAATGTTATGGCAAGTGAAATGGAAACCGCAGCACTTTTTGTAATTTCCTCCATAAGAGAATGTCGAGCAGGAGCGATTATGAGTTTTAAGAATATGAAAGAAACTATAGTAATTGCCTGCGAGGCATTGATGAAGATAATAGAATCGGATAAAGAATAA